The Streptomyces sp. NBC_01353 genome contains a region encoding:
- the argH gene encoding argininosuccinate lyase translates to MSSNNGDVRLWGGRFADGPAEALAKLSASVHFDWCLAPYDIAGSRAHARVLHKAGLLTEDELTRMLAGLDQLETDVASGEFVGTIADEDVHTALERGLLERLGPDLGGKLRAGRSRNDQVATLFRMYLRDHARIIGGLVADLQDALVGLAEAHPDVAMPGRTHLQHAQPVLFAHHVLAHVQSLSRDAERLRQWDTRTAVSPYGSGALAGSSLGLDPEAVAKDLGFERGSAGNSIDGTASRDFVAEFAFITAMIGVNLSRIAEEIIIWNTKEFSFVTLHDAFSTGSSIMPQKKNPDIAELARGKSGRLIGNLSGLMATLKALPLAYNRDLQEDKEPVFDSCDQLEVLLPAFTGMMATLTVNRERMEELAPAGFSLATDIAEWLVKQGVPFRVAHEVAGECVKVAEADGVELDGLTDDQFAKISEHLTPEVRTVLNVPGALASRDGRGGTAPSAVAAQLLEVKADLVIQHAWATAKQ, encoded by the coding sequence GTGAGCAGCAACAACGGTGACGTCCGGCTCTGGGGCGGCCGCTTCGCCGACGGCCCCGCCGAGGCCCTCGCGAAGCTCTCCGCGTCGGTCCACTTCGACTGGTGTCTGGCGCCGTACGACATCGCCGGTTCCCGTGCCCACGCGCGCGTGCTCCACAAGGCCGGGCTGCTCACCGAGGACGAGCTGACGCGTATGCTCGCGGGCCTCGACCAGCTCGAAACGGACGTGGCCTCGGGCGAGTTCGTCGGCACCATCGCCGACGAGGACGTCCACACCGCCCTGGAGCGGGGCCTCCTGGAGCGTCTCGGCCCCGACCTCGGCGGCAAGCTGCGCGCCGGACGGTCCCGCAACGACCAGGTCGCCACCCTGTTCCGGATGTACCTGCGCGACCACGCCCGCATCATCGGCGGTCTCGTCGCCGACCTCCAGGACGCCCTCGTCGGCCTCGCCGAGGCGCACCCGGACGTCGCCATGCCGGGCCGGACCCACCTCCAGCACGCCCAGCCGGTGCTCTTCGCCCACCACGTCCTCGCCCACGTCCAGTCCCTCTCCCGGGACGCGGAGCGGCTGCGGCAGTGGGACACCCGGACCGCCGTCTCCCCGTACGGCTCCGGCGCCCTGGCCGGTTCCTCGCTCGGGCTCGACCCGGAGGCGGTCGCCAAGGACCTCGGCTTCGAGCGCGGCTCGGCGGGCAACTCCATCGACGGCACGGCCTCGCGCGACTTCGTCGCCGAGTTCGCCTTCATCACCGCGATGATCGGGGTCAACCTCTCCCGGATCGCGGAGGAGATCATCATCTGGAACACGAAGGAGTTCTCCTTCGTGACCCTGCACGACGCCTTCTCCACCGGCTCGTCGATCATGCCGCAGAAGAAGAACCCGGACATCGCCGAGCTGGCGCGCGGCAAGTCGGGACGCCTCATCGGCAACCTCAGCGGTCTGATGGCCACCCTCAAGGCCCTGCCGCTCGCCTACAACCGTGACCTCCAGGAGGACAAGGAGCCCGTCTTCGACTCCTGCGACCAGCTGGAGGTCCTGCTGCCCGCCTTCACCGGCATGATGGCCACGCTCACCGTCAACCGGGAGCGCATGGAGGAGCTGGCGCCGGCCGGCTTCTCGCTCGCCACCGACATCGCCGAGTGGCTGGTCAAGCAGGGCGTGCCGTTCCGGGTGGCGCACGAGGTCGCGGGCGAGTGCGTGAAGGTCGCCGAGGCCGACGGTGTCGAGCTCGACGGGCTCACCGACGACCAGTTCGCCAAGATCTCCGAGCACCTGACCCCCGAGGTC